In Candidatus Contubernalis alkalaceticus, the following proteins share a genomic window:
- a CDS encoding VanW family protein yields MKKYSLFLRFSSIMAFLAILVFLFLFYNVGETLERHFYGVKPGVTLEGKDMSGFLRREVEDLVTKRGEEERVIPQNAYISRDNGEIVQEVIGREIDVLNTVNKVMEAEENLSIELIVVELDPEITAKLIESIDKVIGSYYTWMGSGFSRVTNIMVAGEAINNTLLHPGQVFSFNQATGPRTAERGYQYAPIIVHGSVVLGLGGGICQTSSTLYNAVLQSQLEVVERYPHSKPVGYVPKGKDATVSNYLDFKFRNNTDKFLLVKASSYGGKIEVEIWSS; encoded by the coding sequence ATGAAAAAATACAGTTTGTTTTTACGCTTCAGCAGTATAATGGCTTTTTTGGCAATTTTAGTTTTTTTGTTTTTGTTCTACAATGTTGGAGAAACTTTAGAAAGGCACTTTTATGGGGTTAAGCCCGGAGTTACCCTGGAGGGGAAAGATATGTCGGGATTTCTCCGCCGGGAAGTGGAGGATTTGGTCACAAAAAGGGGCGAGGAAGAAAGGGTAATCCCCCAAAATGCCTATATCAGCCGGGATAACGGTGAAATAGTGCAGGAGGTTATAGGCCGGGAGATCGATGTCTTAAATACGGTTAATAAAGTTATGGAGGCAGAAGAAAATCTCAGCATAGAACTGATTGTTGTGGAACTTGATCCGGAAATCACAGCGAAGTTGATTGAGTCCATCGACAAAGTGATAGGCAGTTATTATACCTGGATGGGCTCTGGTTTTAGTAGGGTGACCAACATCATGGTAGCCGGAGAGGCCATCAACAACACCCTGCTGCACCCGGGACAGGTGTTTTCATTCAATCAGGCTACAGGTCCCAGAACGGCAGAAAGGGGCTATCAATATGCTCCCATTATTGTTCATGGGTCAGTAGTTTTGGGTCTGGGAGGTGGGATTTGTCAAACCTCCTCAACTCTATACAATGCGGTGCTGCAATCTCAATTAGAGGTGGTGGAGCGTTATCCCCACAGTAAGCCGGTAGGGTATGTGCCTAAAGGTAAAGATGCTACAGTTTCTAATTATTTGGATTTTAAGTTCAGAAATAATACAGATAAATTTCTTTTGGTAAAGGCCAGCAGTTATGGGGGAAAAATAGAGGTAGAGATATGGAGCAGTTAA
- the dut gene encoding dUTP diphosphatase — protein MDKIVLKIVQLKEAQDLPLPDYASPGSAGMDLRAALTEEFILQPGEYTLVPTGLIIEIPENFEGQVRPRSGLALKHGITLLNSPGTIDSDYRGEVKVILINLGKEPYVIKRGDRIAQLVLVPVSRAQVVKSGQLSNTSRGEGGFGHSGVE, from the coding sequence ATGGATAAAATTGTATTGAAGATTGTGCAGCTAAAAGAAGCCCAGGATTTACCCCTTCCTGATTATGCCAGTCCTGGTTCCGCGGGAATGGATTTAAGGGCCGCCCTGACAGAGGAATTTATCCTGCAGCCTGGGGAGTATACTCTGGTGCCTACAGGTTTAATCATAGAAATTCCTGAGAACTTTGAAGGTCAGGTTCGACCCAGAAGCGGCCTGGCTTTAAAGCATGGGATTACACTGCTTAATAGTCCAGGAACCATTGATTCCGACTATCGGGGAGAGGTTAAAGTGATTTTAATTAATTTAGGTAAGGAACCTTACGTTATTAAAAGGGGAGACCGGATAGCACAATTAGTTTTGGTTCCGGTATCCAGGGCGCAGGTGGTTAAATCAGGTCAACTTTCTAATACTTCACGGGGGGAAGGTGGTTTTGGCCACAGCGGTGTAGAATAA
- a CDS encoding YlmC/YmxH family sporulation protein, translating to MYLSELEGKEIINLYDGTRLGTLGNAEVVFEPETGIIKALLLPGFQGFLKFQNKEDITIPWESIRKVGTDMMLVDLHSQKLRSRNGRNQV from the coding sequence ATGTATCTCAGTGAGCTGGAAGGAAAAGAGATTATCAACTTATATGATGGAACCCGTTTGGGTACTCTGGGAAATGCAGAAGTAGTTTTTGAACCGGAAACCGGAATTATCAAGGCACTGCTGCTTCCCGGTTTTCAGGGTTTTTTAAAATTTCAAAATAAAGAGGATATAACCATACCCTGGGAATCTATACGCAAAGTTGGGACAGATATGATGCTGGTAGATCTGCATTCTCAGAAGTTACGGTCTAGAAATGGTAGAAATCAGGTATAA
- a CDS encoding general stress protein: MDTTVIGVMKDHSRAEEAVRSLREKGFNENEISIVAKDEGQKNEGQGDLSYSEQNLADGSVTGGALGGVAGLLMGAGALLIPGVGPIIAAGPLAGALTGVVTGGIAGGLIDFGIPEERGRHFEERVKQGDILVAIKTNENKVDTAASILREYGAKDVESHSK; encoded by the coding sequence ATGGATACAACTGTGATAGGAGTTATGAAGGACCACAGCCGAGCAGAGGAAGCTGTAAGATCTTTGCGGGAAAAAGGTTTTAATGAAAATGAAATTTCCATTGTAGCAAAGGACGAAGGCCAAAAAAATGAAGGACAGGGAGACCTCTCCTACAGCGAACAGAATTTAGCCGACGGCAGCGTTACAGGGGGTGCTCTGGGAGGAGTTGCAGGATTACTGATGGGCGCTGGAGCTTTATTGATTCCAGGGGTTGGCCCCATTATTGCAGCAGGACCCCTGGCAGGAGCACTGACCGGTGTAGTAACCGGTGGAATTGCTGGGGGATTGATTGATTTTGGAATACCAGAAGAAAGAGGAAGGCATTTTGAAGAGAGAGTCAAACAGGGAGATATTCTGGTGGCCATCAAGACAAATGAAAATAAAGTGGATACAGCCGCATCTATACTCAGGGAGTACGGTGCAAAAGATGTGGAGAGTCATTCCAAGTAA
- the dpsA gene encoding dipicolinate synthase subunit DpsA yields MSIKVTILGGDDREIEVALKLEELGFQVRTVGFDNYSGKFPFKNMDIEEAVSSAQVIIAPLAGTDYKGKLYARHTAKDIFLTEEILIQVKTGVLFLIGRAKGIIKDVLEAKGVKVVEVGDLDEIAILNSIPTAEGAIQFAMENTPITIHHSHSLVIGFGRCGITLARTLHALGARVTVAARNGAALARAWEMGFESIHLRELDNKLNSYEIIFNTVPVMILNREKIEKINLETLIIDIASLPGGVDFEAAREKGIKAILTLSLPGLVAPKTAGRMLAGIYPRLIQKYLY; encoded by the coding sequence ATGAGTATTAAAGTTACTATTTTAGGGGGCGATGACAGAGAAATAGAGGTAGCGTTGAAACTGGAAGAATTAGGTTTTCAAGTTAGGACAGTTGGTTTTGATAACTATTCAGGAAAATTTCCTTTTAAAAATATGGATATTGAAGAAGCTGTTAGTTCTGCCCAGGTAATTATTGCTCCTTTAGCCGGAACAGACTATAAAGGTAAACTTTATGCCAGGCACACTGCAAAAGATATATTTTTAACAGAAGAGATCTTAATTCAGGTTAAAACAGGAGTTCTTTTTTTAATCGGCAGGGCTAAAGGAATTATAAAGGATGTGCTGGAGGCCAAAGGGGTGAAAGTGGTTGAAGTGGGTGACCTGGACGAAATTGCTATATTAAATTCTATCCCCACCGCTGAAGGCGCCATCCAATTTGCTATGGAAAATACGCCCATAACCATACATCACAGCCATTCCCTGGTAATTGGCTTTGGGCGCTGCGGTATCACTCTGGCCAGAACACTTCATGCCTTAGGGGCCAGGGTGACGGTAGCCGCAAGAAATGGAGCTGCACTGGCTCGGGCCTGGGAAATGGGTTTTGAATCCATTCATCTCAGGGAATTAGATAATAAACTAAACAGCTATGAGATTATATTCAATACAGTACCTGTAATGATTTTAAACAGGGAAAAGATTGAAAAAATTAATTTGGAAACGTTAATTATTGATATCGCATCATTGCCTGGAGGGGTAGATTTTGAGGCGGCCCGGGAAAAAGGCATAAAAGCAATCCTAACTCTGAGTTTACCTGGTTTGGTAGCTCCAAAAACAGCTGGAAGAATGCTGGCCGGCATATATCCCCGGTTAATTCAAAAGTATCTTTATTGA
- the dapA gene encoding 4-hydroxy-tetrahydrodipicolinate synthase: MTDFGRLITAMVTPFNEKMKVDYQRAKELAEHLAATGSQSIVVAGTTGESPTLSVEEKENLFKTVVDAVKGKARVIAGSGSNSTEQSMEITRKAEAAGVDGVMLVVPYYNKPPQEGLYSHFKMIAESTHLPIMLYNVPGRTSVNLSAQTTIKLAQLDNVFAIKEASGDLEQISQIITETPEDFLVYSGDDSMTLPIMSIGGYGVVSVAGHIIGEKITEMIGAFTSGQPDEAAALHRKLMPIFKGMFISTNPIPVKTALNQLGNEVGPVRLPLVQMTPGQQEELKGILMRAGLL, translated from the coding sequence TTGACAGATTTTGGAAGGCTAATAACAGCAATGGTTACTCCATTTAATGAAAAAATGAAAGTGGATTACCAAAGGGCCAAAGAACTGGCTGAGCATTTGGCAGCTACAGGGTCCCAGTCTATTGTTGTGGCGGGGACGACAGGAGAATCCCCTACTCTTAGCGTAGAGGAAAAAGAAAACCTGTTTAAGACTGTTGTGGATGCAGTTAAAGGAAAGGCCAGAGTAATTGCAGGGTCCGGCTCCAATTCTACAGAGCAGTCTATGGAAATCACCAGGAAAGCGGAGGCTGCGGGAGTTGATGGAGTAATGTTGGTGGTCCCCTATTATAATAAGCCTCCTCAGGAGGGACTTTATTCACATTTTAAAATGATTGCTGAGTCCACTCACCTGCCCATCATGCTTTACAATGTTCCCGGCAGGACTAGTGTAAATCTTTCTGCTCAAACTACCATTAAATTAGCTCAATTAGACAATGTTTTTGCTATTAAAGAGGCCAGCGGTGACCTGGAACAAATCAGTCAGATTATCACTGAGACCCCGGAGGATTTCTTAGTTTACAGCGGCGATGACAGTATGACTTTACCCATCATGTCCATTGGGGGGTATGGTGTAGTAAGTGTTGCCGGGCATATTATTGGAGAAAAAATTACAGAAATGATAGGGGCTTTCACCAGCGGCCAACCAGATGAAGCGGCTGCCCTACATAGAAAACTGATGCCGATTTTTAAAGGTATGTTCATCAGCACCAATCCCATTCCTGTAAAAACGGCACTGAACCAGCTGGGTAATGAAGTTGGACCCGTTCGTTTACCCTTGGTTCAAATGACTCCTGGCCAGCAGGAGGAGTTAAAGGGTATTTTAATGAGGGCTGGGCTTTTGTAA
- a CDS encoding IS1634 family transposase, which yields MRLSFSKSKNATSLYVIKDVIEKNKRTTKIVEKLGTITELEKKLNGQDPIEWAKKYIEELNEKEKETKREVLVKYSPSKLINKDEQHSFNGGYLFLQKIYYELGIHKICKKITQKYKFNFDLDSILSRLIYGRVIFPSSKLATYQLSKKFIEQPNFDLHQIYRALEVLAKETDFIQSSLYENSLKVSKRNTGILYYDCTNYFFEIEQEEGKKQYGPSKEHKPNPIVQMGLFMDGDGIPLAFSINRGNMNEQLTLKPLEKMILSDFELSKFIVCTDAGLASEANRKFNDKDDRAFITTQSIKKLKKHLKKWALATDGWQRSGDMKSYDISKLDENKDKNKVFYKERWIKENGFEQKLIVTYSIKYRDYQRKIRNSQIERAQKTIDTNPAKIKKCRQNDYKRFIHKTNCTPDGEVAENEIYHIDTVLIQKEEAFDGFYGVCTNLDDDATEIIKVNHRRWEIEECFRIMKSEFKARPVYLSNDDRIEAHFNTCFISLIIYRLLEKKLSENFTCHEIISELREMNFKVIKGEGYEPIYTRTDFTDALHEAFGFRTDYQIVTTSMMKKIFKSTKS from the coding sequence ATGAGATTATCGTTTTCAAAATCTAAAAATGCCACTTCACTTTATGTAATAAAAGATGTTATTGAAAAGAATAAGCGCACTACTAAAATTGTAGAAAAACTCGGAACCATTACAGAGTTAGAGAAAAAATTAAACGGCCAAGATCCCATTGAATGGGCAAAAAAGTATATTGAGGAGCTTAACGAGAAAGAAAAAGAAACAAAACGAGAAGTGCTGGTTAAATATTCTCCCTCAAAACTGATCAACAAAGATGAACAGCACTCTTTTAACGGTGGATATCTTTTCCTGCAAAAAATTTACTATGAACTCGGAATACATAAGATTTGTAAGAAAATAACTCAGAAGTATAAATTCAATTTTGATTTGGATTCAATTCTTTCCAGACTGATTTATGGCAGGGTTATCTTCCCTTCTTCAAAACTCGCGACTTATCAACTTTCTAAGAAGTTTATAGAGCAGCCGAATTTTGATCTCCATCAAATATATAGAGCTCTTGAAGTTTTGGCTAAGGAAACAGATTTTATACAATCCTCATTATATGAAAACAGTTTAAAGGTTTCCAAGAGGAATACCGGTATTCTTTACTATGATTGCACCAATTACTTTTTTGAAATTGAACAAGAAGAAGGCAAAAAGCAATACGGCCCATCAAAAGAGCATAAACCAAACCCTATTGTTCAAATGGGTCTATTTATGGATGGGGACGGTATTCCTCTTGCTTTTAGTATTAATAGGGGAAATATGAATGAACAGCTCACATTAAAACCTTTAGAAAAGATGATTTTATCCGATTTTGAGCTTTCTAAGTTTATCGTCTGCACCGATGCCGGTCTTGCTTCTGAGGCTAATCGAAAGTTTAATGATAAGGATGATCGAGCTTTCATTACAACCCAGTCTATAAAAAAATTAAAAAAACACCTTAAAAAATGGGCACTTGCTACAGATGGCTGGCAACGTTCGGGAGATATGAAATCTTATGATATCTCCAAACTTGATGAGAATAAGGATAAAAACAAAGTCTTTTACAAGGAGCGCTGGATTAAAGAGAACGGTTTTGAGCAAAAACTTATTGTAACATACTCCATTAAATACAGGGATTATCAGCGCAAAATCCGCAATTCTCAAATAGAACGAGCTCAAAAAACAATAGATACTAACCCTGCAAAAATAAAGAAATGCAGGCAAAACGATTACAAAAGATTTATTCATAAAACAAACTGCACTCCAGACGGTGAAGTTGCAGAAAATGAAATATATCATATTGATACCGTTCTTATCCAAAAAGAAGAAGCATTTGATGGTTTTTATGGGGTTTGTACCAATCTTGATGATGATGCCACTGAAATAATTAAGGTGAATCATAGAAGATGGGAAATAGAAGAATGTTTTAGAATTATGAAAAGCGAGTTTAAAGCAAGACCTGTATATTTAAGTAATGATGATAGGATAGAAGCACATTTCAACACTTGCTTTATATCATTAATTATTTATAGATTACTGGAAAAGAAGCTTAGTGAAAATTTTACATGTCATGAAATTATTAGTGAATTGCGCGAAATGAATTTCAAAGTAATTAAGGGTGAAGGTTATGAACCAATATATACAAGAACAGATTTTACTGATGCCTTACATGAAGCTTTTGGCTTTCGCACTGACTATCAGATTGTTACTACAAGTATGATGAAAAAAATTTTTAAAAGTACAAAATCATAA